The Dysidea avara chromosome 11, odDysAvar1.4, whole genome shotgun sequence genome includes the window TACACTTGCACATGTCAAGTTATCCTAGCTTCCTTCTAGTGTACTATAGTTATCCCAGCTTCCTTCTAGTGTACTATAGTTATCCTAGCTTCCTTCTAGTGTACTATAGTTATCCTAGCTTCCTTCTAGTGTACTATAGTTATCCCAGCTTCCTTCTAGTGTACTATAGTTATCCTAGCTTCCTTCTAGTGTACTATAGTTATCCTAGCTTCCTTCTAGTGTACTATAGTTATCCTAGCTTCCTTCTAGTGTACTATAGTTATCCCAGCTTCCTTCTAGTGTACTATAGTTATCCCAGCTTCCTTCTAGTGTACTATAGTTATCCCAGCTTCCTTCTAGTGTACTATAGTTATCCCAGCTTCCTTCTAGTGTACTATAGTTATCCCAGCTTCCTTCTAGTGTACTATAGTTATCCTAGCTTCCTTCTGGTGTACTATAGTTATCCTAGCTTCCTTCTGGTGTACTATAGTTATCCTAGCTTCCTTCTAGTGTACTATAGTTATCCTAGCTTCCTTCTAGTGTACTATAGTTATCCTAGCTTCCTTCTAGTGTACTATACACAGGCCTGCCAATTATAAACTTTAAATTTTTGCTGTTAATTACGGTATGATGTCCAGCCGTCCTGAGGGTTGTTGACAGCAATCAATTACTGTCATAACTGTAAGTTTGAAGTACAGTTGGTGGGCTATAAAGTGCAGTTCATACTTCATCTGTACtttatggaaaataaagtacaTTTGATGTTGCCCACACAATACGTATTTCTTAATTCTATTATGGTAAttcaaaaacaaaaacaaattcatTAAATATCAACAACATGATTTGATTGGCAGTAAAATGCTACAGATTTGTAATGCAGTCTGTATGGGCAGATACCACTACATAGAGTCACACAACTTATCTTCAGTATTTGTTTGTCTATAGTTGTTAGCCATGACAGATCAAAGTGTGGAGCTATTACGGGTTACTCCAGAAAATACCACTAAGAATGGAGCTGTACCTGGTGCAAACACAGATCATTTTGTGAAACGTTCACCAGTTAAACTTGCACCCATTAATCACCATAAAGGAGATAACATCAGTGAGAGGAGTAGCATATGTAAAGATGCCTGGCAAGATGAAATGGCCATTTTGGCAAGGAGTTGTCACAGCATAAACCGTAGCCACATCCTGCTCAATGAAGTTCCCTTGAGTGACAGCAATAGACAGTTAGCTAGTACTTGGAGAATGAAAGTGTGGAGAGCATTGTTTATTTTCTTCACTAACACATCATTTCATGGTCTGCCACACATAGCCAGTGGCAAAAGATCGCAGACACGAATAACCTGCTGGATCATCATATTTCTTCTGTCACTACTCATCATGCTGGCAGCTATTTATTTTGttactgtacagtatgttgaAAAGAAGACAATTTTGTTTTCAAAGCAGTACTCACATAGATCACTTCCGTTTCCAGCAATTACAATTTGCAATTCAAACATGTACAGGAGATCAGTTGTCAAAGACACTGACGTTGACTTAAATGAATTAGTTATTGCATTTAACCTGATCTCAGATGATCCTTGGCTTAATGAGACTTTAGATGCTGATAATTATTTTGATCAATACCCAGGTGTATTTGGTATGGAAAATTCATCGCTCTTCTTTAACAATTCTGGCCATCAATTGGAGGATATGCTATTTAGTTGTCGACTTGATAGTCAGATATGCAATGTGTCTAACTTCACACAGAGATCAAGTATCAATGGAAACTGCTACACTATTAACTCTGGTGAGAATGGGCCCATCTCAACTATTAGTAGACCTGGTCGCAGAGCTGGACTATCGCTGGTCTTAAATGCTGAGGAATATGAATATTTCTTAGCAGAAAGTGACTCAATTGGGTTTAACATCTTCATTCATCATCCTGACCATTTCTCATATTTTGATGCTGTTGGTAGTTTCTCAATCCCTACCGGTCAACTAACAAGGGTTGCACTAAACAAAGTCGACTACAAATTGTTGACTACTTCACAGGGTGGACAATGTGAAAATAACATCAACTTGAAATATTTTAAGACTTATGGACGAGTATCTTGTATAGCTGAGTGTGTCACAGATTTTATTGTGAAGAATTGTGACTGCAAACTACAATACTTACCTGGCCCTGCTGAGGTTTGCATGCTAAATAATATTTGCCAGTATAATGCCTCAGATATGTTTAACATGAGTCAGTGTAATTGTCCACCTGCATGTGAGTACTCCCAGTACACTAAAACACTATCCTATGCAACATTTCCAGCATCTCATTTTGTTTCCATTTTAAATATAAGCAGCTCGGCTATAAAAGAATCTCCTTCACCAGAGTTTGTGGTTAGCACTACAATGGATGAAAATGGGACAGAAAAATATTACTTGAATGAGAACTTCACAGAATCATTCTTGTCCAAAAATTTTGCTCAGGTGCAGATCTACTATGATAGTCTCACTACCACCACAATGGAGGAAGGACTGGAGTACAGCCTAGCACAGTTCCTAATAGACTTTGGTGGCTACATTGGATTGTTTACTGGAGCTGGTTTTCTAACACTATTTGAACTCCTTGATTTGTGTTTTAACTTTGTAAGACCAAATGAAGATTGATAAATTTGTTATGTAACAAAACCTATCTGCATGCATACACTTGTATAATGTACTTGATGTGTGGTAtcaaacacataattattagtATTAAGTGCTAGTATAGTAGTACGTACCTTGGTGTGTATATAACCATTTACTTCTCCTAAATGTTTATCATTCATTATCAATGTAGCAGTGGTGCATGTATGCTAGAATTGAAGCCTACTGCcaaaaacttttaaaatgatagcCCGTAGCTATATATAACCATCTCAGTTCAAACACATATTTAAATTGGCTAAAGTATATTGCCATGTCCATGTATGGAAGACACcattaatttttctggtatcATTTTGGTATTGTTTAGTTTTAgcgagtatatatatatatatatatatatatatatacaactggtagctaactacatatattAGTTTGCAAAATGTCAGTTCCTACAGTAGAGTCTATATAAAATTGGAAATATGCATACATTGTGAAATAAACTCAACCTATTCAGCATTTCAACTTGTGTACTCTTATAAGGTAATTGTGCTAGTAGTTAAGGATGGTGTACATGGTTATGTAGTATGTATCAACACTTTAGTCATTAAGAGAACTACCTGTGAcaccataattattgttttttGGGATAATTAGATGGTGGAGTATACGATTGGTTGATAGGGATTTAAACACCATGGTTTAGAAtgggtaataatattacagtaacgtgCTAGTTAAGTAACATGTTAGTACTTCATTAGGTAATAATAATTACAGTAATGTGCTAATTCAGTATTTCTGTGGCTTTTTAATGTGGCCCACAATTTTGTGTAGCAGCTAAAGAaatctcacacacacacacacaaacacacacataattatCGGTGATAGAGCTATTGGTTCTAGCTGTGCACTGATGGTACTGCAGGTTCAACTTCTGTAGATAACCATTTTAAAGTGATGAACTCTAAGGAAGTAACAAAAACAATGACAACTGTGTAAAgttgaaaagctgtctgtctgtctgcttACATTCCTTTCAGGATAGATCATTAATTTGTCAACTGCTGCATTATATGTAAGATAGTTTTGTACAAAGAGGTCATCTGGCTTCATGTAAAAAGTTTCTAGCAGCTGTCATTATGGCACATCAAATGCAAGCGTGTATAGTTAGTGCAGGTTCACCTGCATgggcattcacctgagcccctgctAAATAtggtaatatcaaagaggtgaacatgtattcactcccaatggttttgtactggaacaagcatgttttcatgttgtaaacatgtttgtgtgcctGAATGGTCTATATTAAAGATATTTTCAAACGCTCACAACTCACTGTTCTTGAAGTGCTTTTTGTTAAACAGTTctggcatttaaagggcttcacagtgctactagctaaatgtttgggcagctggcccatgtaacaagatatattaacaagaaatgagggtCAAGTGAACACAAACAGACTACAGTGGAAATTTGCTCCAAAGTATATATACttattcctgtcaaaaccacaggcTACCCTCTCTGACTTGATGGTAGAGCATTACACTGTTAACCCAAAGGTCTATACCTGACTTCTCACTGACATCTTATATAAGATGAAATACCATTTTTCAAGTGTTAGAACAGCACATCATAGGGCATAATTGCAGTTGGGCTGCATTCTATTCTAAACCTGAGCTGTATTGTAAGCTTGGGCAGCAAGACAATACCTGAGTTGTATATACTACAAGGAAGCTTCAACCACTTCTTTCAGATAGCAAGTGGCAGTTCAGCATGGCTAAAACTAACAACTAAAGAAAGGAGGGAAGATGAGTATTTGCTACTGCATGACATGGCTTTTAACAGGGAAGACTACACACATCAGTTGTGCTTTTCAGCTGTGCCTTGGTTGATTTTATTTATGTTTGGTGCTCCATAGTCACATGATTCATACAAACTTGAACCGTTACAGTAAAAATATCCAAGGGTTTGTGTGGCAAAGTGTCAGTGAGGGGCAGAGTTATCACCATGCAGTGTGTGaaacacactcagcatgcatagCATGTTCCACATGGTGGGGctggggggcatgctcccccggGAAATTTCTAAAAaaaatagctataatgaaaCCTGAATTTGGAAGCAATTTTATCCAACCATTGGTCATAAACTGAAAGCCATTGAGATTTGGCAATAATTTTAAGAAAACGGTGAACTGAGAGGGAAGAATATAGGATCGTATCTTGTTAGATTTTAAATCTTATTAGTTATAGTGTATGATACTGTAAAGAAGAATGCATATTAAAAATGATTAGCTAGATTATGGCCACAATTAATGCACAAAATCACACTGCCAAGTAAGAATATAATTCACAATATAGCTACTATCTTAGGTCTGATtgttgactactctattactattagagtagtatacACAAGGGAGCAAGGCACATGGTGTACACTTATCTCAGTCtaccattaggccactccaaataaattctctgtttctcgTCCTGGACTCACTAACTTTAGGACTTCTTTTTCACTTTTTCGTCGGTCTCGCTCCGTTTAAA containing:
- the LOC136238462 gene encoding acid-sensing ion channel 1A-like isoform X2 — translated: MTDQSVELLRVTPENTTKNGAVPGANTDHFVKRSPVKLAPINHHKGDNISERSSICKDAWQDEMAILARSCHSINRSHILLNEVPLSDSNRQLASTWRMKVWRALFIFFTNTSFHGLPHIASGKRSQTRITCWIIIFLLSLLIMLAAIYFVTVQYVEKKTILFSKQYSHRSLPFPAITICNSNMYRRSVVKDTDVDLNELVIAFNLISDDPWLNETLDADNYFDQYPGVFGMENSSLFFNNSGHQLEDMLFSCRLDSQICNVSNFTQRSSINGNCYTINSGENGPISTISRPGRRAGLSLVLNAEEYEYFLAESDSIGFNIFIHHPDHFSYFDAVGSFSIPTGQLTRVALNKVDYKLLTTSQGGQCENNINLKYFKTYGRVSCIAECVTDFIVKNCDCKLQYLPGPAEVCMLNNICQYNASDMFNMSQCNCPPACEYSQYTKTLSYATFPASHFVSILNISSSAIKESPSPEFVVSTTMDENGTEKYYLNENFTESFLSKNFAQVQIYYDSLTTTTMEEGLEYSLAQFLIDFGGYIGLFTGAGFLTLFELLDLCFNFVRPNED
- the LOC136238462 gene encoding acid-sensing ion channel 1A-like isoform X1 encodes the protein MSGQIIQLKRMRKGRLNTKLLAMTDQSVELLRVTPENTTKNGAVPGANTDHFVKRSPVKLAPINHHKGDNISERSSICKDAWQDEMAILARSCHSINRSHILLNEVPLSDSNRQLASTWRMKVWRALFIFFTNTSFHGLPHIASGKRSQTRITCWIIIFLLSLLIMLAAIYFVTVQYVEKKTILFSKQYSHRSLPFPAITICNSNMYRRSVVKDTDVDLNELVIAFNLISDDPWLNETLDADNYFDQYPGVFGMENSSLFFNNSGHQLEDMLFSCRLDSQICNVSNFTQRSSINGNCYTINSGENGPISTISRPGRRAGLSLVLNAEEYEYFLAESDSIGFNIFIHHPDHFSYFDAVGSFSIPTGQLTRVALNKVDYKLLTTSQGGQCENNINLKYFKTYGRVSCIAECVTDFIVKNCDCKLQYLPGPAEVCMLNNICQYNASDMFNMSQCNCPPACEYSQYTKTLSYATFPASHFVSILNISSSAIKESPSPEFVVSTTMDENGTEKYYLNENFTESFLSKNFAQVQIYYDSLTTTTMEEGLEYSLAQFLIDFGGYIGLFTGAGFLTLFELLDLCFNFVRPNED